A genome region from Osmerus mordax isolate fOsmMor3 chromosome 27, fOsmMor3.pri, whole genome shotgun sequence includes the following:
- the mep1ba gene encoding meprin A subunit beta isoform X2, with protein sequence MAHRWFLLVLVLLCRQNSLTSSKLTGETEIDEDEGKDRDIFDINEGLDLVEGDIVMDEVDSRNTIIGEKYRWPTTIPYYLEDSLDINAKGVILKAFEQYGLKTCIHFTPWKGEENYISVFKGSGCFSSVGNRRVGKQRLSIGHNCDRLATVEHEFLHALGLWHEQSRADRDDYVDIMWDRIEAGKEHNFNTYDDTESSALNVPYDYGSVMHYSKTAFNVGKEPTIVTKIPHFMDVIGQRMEFSESDLLKLNRLYNCTTSSTFLDSCSFEKESICGMIQGPEGNRPWERKNHVNGGPQTDYTEMGDCKGKGFFMHFSTVAGNPGNHAHLESRLLYPSRWSQCLQFYLHNSGGADDALKVWVREYDQANPRGKLRLVQRVPVSVRDVWELHHVTLDVKNKFRVVFEGVKGTGPSTGGLSLDDINLSETTCPQNIWRIRNITGLLATTPVGKKLYSPRFLSPAGYSYQVGVYLNGRSGPGSLAVYLHLTSGPDDDILKWPCPWQQVTIALMDQNADIRQRMSNQRMITTDPNKLSSDGMEYFWDDPRKVGSGVSEPDGSYMYRGPGTGTSSYLTHGRMRSRDFIKGDDTIFLISMEDVSRLVETQPLPPSAVACGNGCQEKRAAQVSPQESTGSITAVMAVSLSVAASMLVVATASVVHARRSRGRQEDREVVLENIEEHK encoded by the exons ATGGCCCACAGGTGGTTCCTTCTGGTGCTTGTGCTGCTCTGCCGTCAAAACAGCTTG ACATCATCTAAGCTAACAGGTGAAACCG AAATAGATGAGGATGAAGGAAAAGACCGGGACATTTTTGACATCAACGAAG GTCTGGACCTGGTGGAGGGTGATATTGTGATGGATGAG GTGGACAGCAGGAACACCATCATAGGAGAAAAATATCGCTGGCCTACCACAATACCCTACTACTTGGAGGACAGTCTGG ATATAAATGCCAAGGGGGTGATACTCAAGGCTTTTGAGCAGTATGGACTGAAGACCTGCATTCATTTTACCCcttggaagggagaggagaactaCATATCTGTCTTTAAAGGGAGCGG gTGTTTTTCGTCTGTGGGGAACAGGCGTGTGGGGAAACAGAGGTTGTCGATAGGGCATAACTGTGATCGTCTGGCCACGGTGGAGCACGAGTTCCTGCACGCCCTGGGTCTGTGGCACGAGCAGTCCAGAGCAGACCGAGATGACTACGTGGACATCATGTGGGACCGCATAGAAGCAG GCAAAGAGCATAACTTCAACACGTACGACGACACAGAGTCGAGTGCCCTGAACGTCCCCTATGACTACGGCTCGGTGATGCACTACAGCAAGACAGCGTTCAACGTCGGCAAGGAGCCCACCATCGTCACCAAGATACCCCACTTCATGGACGTGATAGGCCAACGGATGGAGTTCAGCGAAAGTGACCTTCTGAAGCTCAACAGGCTGTACAACTGCA ccACATCATCTACGTTCTTGGACTCCTGCAGCTTTGAGAAGGAGAGCATCTGTGGGATGATCCAGGGCCCCGAGGGGAACCGACCTTGGGAACGCAAGAACCACGTTAACGGGGGGCCCCAAACTGATTACACTGAGATGGGAGACTGCAAGG GAAAAGGCTTCTTCATGCACTTCAGCACTGTCGCTGGTAACCCCGGCAACCACGCCCACCTCGAGAGCCGCCTCCTGTATCCCAGCCGGTGGTCTCAGTGTCTGCAGTTCTACCTCCACAACAGCGGGGGCGCCGACGATGCTCTGAAGGTGTGGGTGCGCGAGTACGACCAGGCCAACCCCAGAGGAAAACTCAGACTCGTTCAAAGAGTACCAG TGTCTGTTAGAGACGTATGGGAGCTGCATCATGTCACCCTGGATGTGAAGAACAAGTTCCGGGTCGTGTTCGAGGGCGTGAAAGGAACAGGGCCCTCGACCGGAGGCCTCTCGCTGGACGACATCAACCTATCAGAGACAACCTGTCCCCAGAACATCTGGCGCATCCGCAACATCACTGGTCTCCTAGCAACCACGCCGGTGGGGAAGAAGCTGTACAGCCCACGCTTCCTCTCCCCGGCCGGCTACTCCTACCAGGTGGGTGTGTACCTAAACGGACGCAGCGGCCCAGGAAGCCTGGCGGTCTACCTGCACCTGACCTCAGGCCCGGACGACGACATCCTCAAGTGGCCGTGTCCGTGGCAACAGGTCACCATAGCGCTGATGGACCAGAACGCAGACATCAGGCAGCGCATGTCCAACCAACGGATGATCACCACAGACCCCAACAAGCTGTCTTCTGACG GGATGGAGTACTTCTGGGACGACCCCCGCAAGGTGGGCAGTGGGGTGAGCGAGCCAGACGGCAGCTACATGTACCGGGGTCCCGGTACCGGCACCAGCAGCTACCTGACTCACGGCAGGATGAGGAGCAGAGACTTCATCAAGGGAGACGACACCATCTTCCTCATCAGCATGGAAG ACGTGTCCAGACTGGTGGAGactcagcccctccctccttcagcgGTTGCCTGTGGTAACGGTTGCCAAGAAAAAAGAGCAGCTCAAGTGTCACCCCAGGAGTCCACCGGGAGCATCACAGCTGTGATGGCTGTGTCGCTGTCTGTGGCGGCATCCATGTTggtggttgccacggcgagCGTGGTGCATGCCCGGAGGTCccgggggaggcaggaggacagagaggtggTGCTGGAGAACATCGAGGAGCACAAGT GA
- the mep1ba gene encoding meprin A subunit beta isoform X1 produces the protein MAHRWFLLVLVLLCRQNSLTSSKLTGETEIDEDEGKDRDIFDINEEAGLDLVEGDIVMDEVDSRNTIIGEKYRWPTTIPYYLEDSLDINAKGVILKAFEQYGLKTCIHFTPWKGEENYISVFKGSGCFSSVGNRRVGKQRLSIGHNCDRLATVEHEFLHALGLWHEQSRADRDDYVDIMWDRIEAGKEHNFNTYDDTESSALNVPYDYGSVMHYSKTAFNVGKEPTIVTKIPHFMDVIGQRMEFSESDLLKLNRLYNCTTSSTFLDSCSFEKESICGMIQGPEGNRPWERKNHVNGGPQTDYTEMGDCKGKGFFMHFSTVAGNPGNHAHLESRLLYPSRWSQCLQFYLHNSGGADDALKVWVREYDQANPRGKLRLVQRVPVSVRDVWELHHVTLDVKNKFRVVFEGVKGTGPSTGGLSLDDINLSETTCPQNIWRIRNITGLLATTPVGKKLYSPRFLSPAGYSYQVGVYLNGRSGPGSLAVYLHLTSGPDDDILKWPCPWQQVTIALMDQNADIRQRMSNQRMITTDPNKLSSDGMEYFWDDPRKVGSGVSEPDGSYMYRGPGTGTSSYLTHGRMRSRDFIKGDDTIFLISMEDVSRLVETQPLPPSAVACGNGCQEKRAAQVSPQESTGSITAVMAVSLSVAASMLVVATASVVHARRSRGRQEDREVVLENIEEHK, from the exons ATGGCCCACAGGTGGTTCCTTCTGGTGCTTGTGCTGCTCTGCCGTCAAAACAGCTTG ACATCATCTAAGCTAACAGGTGAAACCG AAATAGATGAGGATGAAGGAAAAGACCGGGACATTTTTGACATCAACGAAG AGGCAGGTCTGGACCTGGTGGAGGGTGATATTGTGATGGATGAG GTGGACAGCAGGAACACCATCATAGGAGAAAAATATCGCTGGCCTACCACAATACCCTACTACTTGGAGGACAGTCTGG ATATAAATGCCAAGGGGGTGATACTCAAGGCTTTTGAGCAGTATGGACTGAAGACCTGCATTCATTTTACCCcttggaagggagaggagaactaCATATCTGTCTTTAAAGGGAGCGG gTGTTTTTCGTCTGTGGGGAACAGGCGTGTGGGGAAACAGAGGTTGTCGATAGGGCATAACTGTGATCGTCTGGCCACGGTGGAGCACGAGTTCCTGCACGCCCTGGGTCTGTGGCACGAGCAGTCCAGAGCAGACCGAGATGACTACGTGGACATCATGTGGGACCGCATAGAAGCAG GCAAAGAGCATAACTTCAACACGTACGACGACACAGAGTCGAGTGCCCTGAACGTCCCCTATGACTACGGCTCGGTGATGCACTACAGCAAGACAGCGTTCAACGTCGGCAAGGAGCCCACCATCGTCACCAAGATACCCCACTTCATGGACGTGATAGGCCAACGGATGGAGTTCAGCGAAAGTGACCTTCTGAAGCTCAACAGGCTGTACAACTGCA ccACATCATCTACGTTCTTGGACTCCTGCAGCTTTGAGAAGGAGAGCATCTGTGGGATGATCCAGGGCCCCGAGGGGAACCGACCTTGGGAACGCAAGAACCACGTTAACGGGGGGCCCCAAACTGATTACACTGAGATGGGAGACTGCAAGG GAAAAGGCTTCTTCATGCACTTCAGCACTGTCGCTGGTAACCCCGGCAACCACGCCCACCTCGAGAGCCGCCTCCTGTATCCCAGCCGGTGGTCTCAGTGTCTGCAGTTCTACCTCCACAACAGCGGGGGCGCCGACGATGCTCTGAAGGTGTGGGTGCGCGAGTACGACCAGGCCAACCCCAGAGGAAAACTCAGACTCGTTCAAAGAGTACCAG TGTCTGTTAGAGACGTATGGGAGCTGCATCATGTCACCCTGGATGTGAAGAACAAGTTCCGGGTCGTGTTCGAGGGCGTGAAAGGAACAGGGCCCTCGACCGGAGGCCTCTCGCTGGACGACATCAACCTATCAGAGACAACCTGTCCCCAGAACATCTGGCGCATCCGCAACATCACTGGTCTCCTAGCAACCACGCCGGTGGGGAAGAAGCTGTACAGCCCACGCTTCCTCTCCCCGGCCGGCTACTCCTACCAGGTGGGTGTGTACCTAAACGGACGCAGCGGCCCAGGAAGCCTGGCGGTCTACCTGCACCTGACCTCAGGCCCGGACGACGACATCCTCAAGTGGCCGTGTCCGTGGCAACAGGTCACCATAGCGCTGATGGACCAGAACGCAGACATCAGGCAGCGCATGTCCAACCAACGGATGATCACCACAGACCCCAACAAGCTGTCTTCTGACG GGATGGAGTACTTCTGGGACGACCCCCGCAAGGTGGGCAGTGGGGTGAGCGAGCCAGACGGCAGCTACATGTACCGGGGTCCCGGTACCGGCACCAGCAGCTACCTGACTCACGGCAGGATGAGGAGCAGAGACTTCATCAAGGGAGACGACACCATCTTCCTCATCAGCATGGAAG ACGTGTCCAGACTGGTGGAGactcagcccctccctccttcagcgGTTGCCTGTGGTAACGGTTGCCAAGAAAAAAGAGCAGCTCAAGTGTCACCCCAGGAGTCCACCGGGAGCATCACAGCTGTGATGGCTGTGTCGCTGTCTGTGGCGGCATCCATGTTggtggttgccacggcgagCGTGGTGCATGCCCGGAGGTCccgggggaggcaggaggacagagaggtggTGCTGGAGAACATCGAGGAGCACAAGT GA